One window of Nicotiana tomentosiformis chromosome 11, ASM39032v3, whole genome shotgun sequence genomic DNA carries:
- the LOC138901909 gene encoding uncharacterized protein, translating into MDLVHACVPQKNNVFTLIRSVEDVVDGNIHDTWNRKDDNVLKAVLDAVKQLIAEYVNDALQAFVRVLPAVPPTLPPNNTATVEIPRSGLVNSGSGGTPNESRDGRPDLFIKAHSGAQKVEKRMEDIFKVKQGDTELLREFVDRFQRERMLLPRVPDNWAAMAFTSNLNEKSSEAMRGLKESLREFLAMTWNNVYNRYSTKLRIEEDIVAQSKVEEKTGLRRSESEKRSDKNRYKPYLGPSGREARSKFENVWADHRFANRDSGSSSSRFRKDRVERNRDANTNARIGDYNFNVSTSKLVAVLRSMGDKVRWPKEMRSSLNRKNPNFWCKFHNDHDYRTSDCSLLQGEVEHLLKQGYLTKLFSEKGKQAYMKNRQEPPKPPSPKRTVNVINGREEVNGVTYTAARKTTKFTITHVKRTRQTLEDDNITFDDADANGLMIPHNDALVISLLIHDTNVKQVLIDPGSFVNIILLRVVNEMLMGDRVVPKARSLSGFDNSTVITKGEIELRTYA; encoded by the exons atggacctggttcatgcatgtgttcctcagaaaaataatgtatttactTTAATACGCAGCGTGGAGGATGTTGTAGACGGCAACATCCACGATACTTGGAACAGAAAAGATGATAATGTGTTGAAAGCTGTAttg GATGCTGTGAAGCAGTTAATTGCTGAGTACGTGAATGATGCTCTCCAGGCTTTCGTGAGGGTACTACCAGCTGTGCCACCCACACTTCCACCAAACAATACTGCAACTGTGGAAATTCCACGATCAGGGTTGGTTAATTCTGGAAGCGGAGGAACTCCCAACGAGTCACGCGATGGGAGACCGG atctatttataaaagcacactcgggtgcacaaaaagttgaaaagagaatggaggatATATTCAAAGTAAAGCAAGGAGATACAGAATTGCTTCGAGAATTCGTAGACAGATTCCAACGTGAAAGAATGTTGCTACCAAGAGTACCTGATAATTGGGCAGCCATGGCATTCACAAGCAATTTAaacgagaaaagttcagaagctaTGAGGGGGCTTAAAGAGAGCCTACGAGAATTCCTTGCAATGACATGGAATAATGTCTATAATAGGTACAGTACCAAATTACGGATCGAAGAAGATATCGTAGCTCAGTCAAAGGTTGAAGAAAAAACAGGTTTGaggcggtcagaatctgagaagAGGTCCGATAAGAATAGGTACAAGCCTTATTTGGGACCTTCAGGGCGAGAAGCTCGTTCCAAATTTGAAAACGTGTGGGCTGATCATAGGTTCGCAAATAGAGATTCAGGTTCGTCATCGTCGAGATTCAGAAAAGATCGAGTTGAACGTAACAGAGATGCTAATACAAACGCAAGGATTGGGGACTACAATTTTAACGTGAGCACCTCCAAGTTGGTCGCTGTTTTAAGAAGCATGGGGGATAAGGTACGATGGCCTAAAGAGATGAGATCAAGTCTAAATAGAAAAAACCCAAACTTTTGGTGCAAGTTCCATAATGACCACGACTATAGAACATCAGACTGCAGTTTATTACAAGGTGAGGTGGAACATTTATTGAAGCAGGGCTATCTGACAAAATTGTTCAGCGAGAAAGGCAAACAAGCGTACATGAAAAATAGGCAAGAGCCCCCAAAACCTCCATCTCCAAAGAGAacagtaaatgtgataaatggcAGAGAAGAAGTCAACGGCGTAACCTATACAGCTGCGAGAAAAACAACAAAGTTCACAATAACTCACGTGAAGCGAACTCGCCAAACTTTGGAAGACGACAATATAACCTTTGATGATGCAGATGCCAATGGATTAATGattcctcacaacgatgcactggtaatatctttacttatacatgatactaatgtaaaacAAGTTTTGATTGACCCAGGTAGCTTTGTGAATATCATTCTATTACGAGTGGTGAATGAAATGCTGATGGGCGATCGTGTAGTTCCAAAAGCACGTTCCTTATCTGGGTTTGATAACTCAACCGTTATTACAAAAGGCGAGATTGAACTAAGAACATACGCATAA
- the LOC138901910 gene encoding uncharacterized protein, which translates to MATLPMDEFSGNLTAYELRRQSMEMDVPNKERSLALKITEDFKKYLRRGKDSSRSENYSKARAPKKQTNDGCYKCGKTDHMIKNCPLWEIELKKERAERRNRKKEQVHPNKNNNKGSTKAMVVVWGESSDGDDDDDDDDDDDDDDDDERALMAIGESDEKIEISVLHLKYKIKFLSKERLHELLELIDESEDVNNKKEQLSKECIILKAKCKNLKLRACETESENIVLKNQVRALDTTVLELRSKNLKLKLGIGKKIVGDKLFTLEENLGKMKDELYKRDEYVRVLKEDLNKVKHELNRTCKWNRSSDVLSWLQEHHSSNRRGLGFGKSAPNWDPKRKYLILPENKICTHFGNTNHYKSECTAKGKGRSQTWYMNCGCSKHITGSKNRFLSLEDLKGGNVSYGNKKKGEIIGVGKVGKSDSHYIENVCLIDGLEYNLISVSQLCDGGNMIAFTSTKCFVINLTPDKIVLQGKRVNNIYVVDMSTLSDNELTCLSVLDNDPLLWHKRLGHTSLSQLNKPVSKDLVIGLPNIKFKEDKVCKACARGKFTWTLFLTSKDRAFDIFTSFGRKTQKQLRNQLASIRSDNGTEFENAKFFEFLDVHGIDHNYFAPRTPQQNRVVERKNRILEEMARTMLLASKLPHSF; encoded by the exons ATGGCCACACTCCCTATGGATGAATTTAgtggaaatctcactgcttatgaacttaggagacaatCCATGGAAATGGATGTGCCTAATAAGGAAAGGAGTTTGGCACTCAAAATTACTGAAG acttcaagaagtacctaaggaGAGGAAAGGATTCTTCAAGAAGTGAAAACTACAGCAAGGCAAGAGCTCCAAAGAAGCAGACTAATGATGGATGCTATaagtgtggaaagactgatcacATGATCAAGAACTGTCCTTTGTGGGAGATTGAATTGAAAAAGGAAAGAGCTGAAAGaaggaacaggaagaaggaacaagttcatcctaataaaaacaacaataaaggATCAACTAAGGCTATGGTTGTTGTTTGGGGAGAAAGCTctgatggtgatgatgatgatgatgatgatgatgatgatgatgatgatgatgatgatgaacgaGCACTAATGGCTATTGGAGAATCAGATGAAAAAATCGAGATAAGTGTCCTTCATCTCAAATACAAGATTAAATTTTTATCTAAAGAAAGATTACATGAATTACTAGAGCTGATTGATGAGTCTGAAGATGTGAATAATAAAAAGGAACAGTTGTCAAAAGAATGTATCattttgaaggctaagtgcaaaaacctgAAACTTAGGGCTTGTGAAACTGAAAGTGAAAATATTGTGTTAAAGAACCAAGTTCGTGCACTTGATACAACTGTCTTAGAACTTAGatctaaaaatctaaaattaaagTTAGGAATAGGTAAAAAGATAGTTGGTGACAAACTATTCACTCTAGAAGAGAATTTAGGTaaaatgaaagatgagttgtataaaagaGATGAATATGTAAGAGTCTTAAAGGAGGACCTGAATAAGGTTAAGCATGAGCTaaacagaacttgtaaatggaacaggtcctctgatgtactttcatggctacaagaacatcatagtagcaacagaagaggacttggctttgggaagtCTGCACCTAACTGGGATCCCAAAAGAAAGTACCTCATACtccctgagaacaagatttgcacacatTTTGGTAACACTAATCATTATaagagtgaatgcactgcaaaagggaag GGGAGAAGCCAAACATGGTACATGAATTGTGGTTGTTCAAAGCACATAACAGGAAGCAAGAACcggttcctttcacttgaggaccttaaaggaggtaatgtctcctatggaaataaaaagaaaggtgagatcattggggttggaaaggtaggtaagtcTGATTCTCACTATATTGAGAATGTCTGCTTGATAGATGGACTGGAGTACaatctaataagtgtatcacaattgtgtgatgGAGGTAACATGATAGCTTTTACCTCAACAAAATGCTTTGTAATAAATCTTACAcctgacaagatagttttgcagggaaaaagagtgaataaCATATATGTAGTGGATatgtccacactttcagataatgaactcacttgcttaagtgtgttggacaatgatcctctcctttggcacaagagacttggacatacAAGTCTAAGCCAACTTAACAAACCAGTCTCCAAGGACTTAgtgatagggctgcctaacattaagttcaaggaagacaaagtttgtaaggcttgtgcaagggggaa gtttacttggacattatttttaacatctaaagatagAGCATTTGACATATTCACTTCATTTggtagaaaaactcagaaacaactaagAAATCAACTTGCTTCAATTAGGTCTGAtaatggtactgaatttgagaatgctaagttttttgaatttttagatgtgcatggcatagatcataattatTTTGCTcctagaactccacaacaaaatagagtagttgaaagaaagaataggatattggaggaaatggctaggactatgctactTGCTAGTAAATTGCCTCATAGCTTCTAg
- the LOC104110427 gene encoding aluminum-activated malate transporter 2-like, whose translation MAPVKNKENAGMLKVKGVVKKPVSKVYSFGSDMKKIAEDDPRKIVHSIKVGLTIALVSLFYYFEPFFHYEGFGVSAMWAVLTVVVVFEFSVGATLGKSVNRGIATFLAGSLGVGAHKLVNLSGSDKLQPVVLGLSVFLIAAIATFMRFVPKLKARYDYGILIFILTFSLISVSGYRDDEVLDMAITRVTTILIGGAAAVLFNVVICPVWAGEDLHNLVATNIEKLGISLEGYGNQYFKKLDVKLEELDRTFLGEYKCIIHSKTNEVNLVNLAKWEPRHGKFRYRHPWEQYLKIGDLVRDCAINIDALNTCLSSCIMTPEGKKIIQETCTKMSVECGCALKELALSMKTMIIYPTTDSHILKAKAAAEKLRSIIRSGNLAEEAELRQLLPTTRVASLMLDFVSSSVEILDSVNHLAVLMKFKILASKPKRLGSKNRIPSGNIGEAHIAINVE comes from the exons ATGGCGCCAGTAAAGAATAAAGAAAATGCTGGAATGTTGAAAGTGAAGGGAGTAGTGAAGAAACCAGTTTCTAAGGTGTATTCTTTTGGTAGCGATATGAAGAAAATAGCAGAAGATGATCCAAGGAAAATTGTTCATTCAATTAAAGTTGGATTGACCATTGCCTTAGTTTCATTGTTCTACTACTTTGAACCTTTCTTTCATTACGAGGGATTTGGTGTTTCTGCAATGTGGGCAGTTTTGACTGTTGTCGTCGTTTTCGAGTTCTCTGTTG GAGCAACACTTGGGAAAAGCGTAAATAGAGGAATTGCGACGTTTTTAGCTGGTTCATTAGGTGTTGGAGCTCATAAACTTGTTAACTTATCAGGGTCAGATAAATTGCAACCAGTTGTACTTGGATTATCTGTTTTCTTGATAG CTGCAATAGCGACGTTTATGAGATTTGTACCAAAACTGAAGGCGAGATATGACTATGGCATTCTCATTTTCATTTTGACATTCTCTTTGATCTCTGTTTCTGGGTATCGAGACGATGAGGTGCTCGATATGGCGATTACTCGGGTGACGACGATCCTCATCGGCGGCGCGGCGGCGGTTCTGTTTAACGTGGTCATATGCCCTGTTTGGGCTGGTGAAGATCTTCACAATCTAGTTGCCACAAATATTGAAAAGCTTGGAATTTCCCTTGAAG GATACGGAAATCAATACTTCAAGAAACTTGATGTCAAGTTGGAAGAACTAGACAGAACATTTCTTGGGGAATACAAATGTATCATCCACTCAAAAACTAATGAAGTAAATCTG GTCAATTTAGCAAAATGGGAGCCCCGACATGGCAAATTCAGGTACAGACATCCATGGGAACAATACTTGAAAATCGGAGATCTTGTTCGTGATTGTGCCATTAACATCGACGCTTTAAACACATGTCTTAGCTCCTGCATTATG ACACCAGAAGGAAAGAAAATAATTCAAGAAACATGCACAAAAATGAGCGTAGAGTGTGGATGTGCATTGAAGGAATTAGCATtgtcaatgaagacaatgatcaTTTATCCAACAACTGATTCTCATATTCTAAAGGCTAAAGCAGCAGCTGAAAAACTAAGGTCCATAATTAGAAGTGGTAACTTGGCTGAAGAAGCAGAGTTGCGGCAGCTGCTTCCGACGACAAGAGTAGCTTCACTGATGCTAGATTTTGTCTCCAGCTCTGTGGAAATCTTGGACTCTGTTAATCATCTTGCTGTTCTTATGAAATTCAAGATTTTGGCATCGAAACCAAAGCGATTGGGGAGCAAGAACAGAATCCCGAGTGGCAATATTGGAGAAGCACATATTGCAATTAATGTTGAGTGA